Within the Marixanthomonas sp. SCSIO 43207 genome, the region GAATTGGTCAACTTAGGTAAAACCAATATTTCTTTTTCACCAGATATAGTGGCAGGTAATATGCTAGAGTATAGGCCAACGAGAAACTTTCAAGTTGCTTTATTATCAAAATATGTAGGCGAACAATATATGGGAAATATTGATAGTGAGGTTTCAAAACTTGATAGCTATTTTATTAATAACTTCAATATTGTATATCGTTGGGAAAACGTTCCGTTTGTAAATGAAATAGTATTTACCGGATTGATAAATAATATTTTTAATGTAGAATATGTGTCAAATGGATATTTTTTCACCTTTGATGATGTTGATAACCAAGGCAACACCACTACATTTGAAGGAGCTGGATACTATCCGCAAGCAAAAACCAACTTTCTATTAGGCGCAACAATTAAGTTGTAAATCATTAAAAAAGCCTGTTTTTCATCAAAAACAGGCTTTTATTTAATTAGAAACTCTTACGTTGTCCCCAACACGTTCAGCTCTATAACGTTGCATAGGGTATAAGCTAGGATCTATAATGTTTTGCCCTGTTATAATATTATATTTATTATTATCTGTTTCACAAGGGCACGTAGCTTCAATTCCATCAACTTCCATAAGAGAACAATCGTTAGGAGGATGGTTAGGGTCGCTTAATTCAAAAGCGTGATAAATACTATTGTTTTCATTATAAATCACAATACCTTTAATTCCTTGACGAGTAATTATTACTGAATTACCAGGAAGCTTTAACGAGCTGTACTGAGGTAAGTTTAAGTTTAAATTTAAGTTTACAAAAGGAGAGGTCAAATAAGGGTTGTTGTCCAGTCTCTCATCGTCACTTTTACAGGCTATCACGGTAAATAACAGTAATAGAAATGCAATTTTTTTCATAGCGTACATTTTTCTGATGCGAAATTACAATATTTTATACAACAAGTTATTTTTTAGTATATTTGTTATAACAGATCCCGTCAAACGCACGGGATTTTTTGTGTTTAATAACCAAATGCCAACTTTGAGTTGGTGTACCTATATGAAGTAAAATAACAACGTGTTTCATTACACAAACGATGAAGTTATGAGTAAAGTATCTTATTACACTGCAGAAGGATTAAAAAAATTGAGAGACGAGCTTAATCAATTAAAAGATGTTGAACGCCCAAAAGCTTCACAAGCTATTGCTGAAGCCCGCGATAAAGGAGATTTAAGCGAAAATGCTGAATATGATGCAGCAAAAGAAGCTCAAGGAATGCTAGAAATGCGTATCTCAAAACTTGAAGAAGTTGTGGCAAACGCTCGTATTATTGACGAATCACAATTGGATACTTCAAAAGTGTTGGTGCATTCAAATGTGAAAATAAAAAACCAATCAACTGGAGCACAAATGCAATATAAACTTGTCGCTCAAAGTGAAGCCGATTTAAAAAGCGGAAAAATATCTGTAGACTCACCTATTGGTAAAGGTCTTTTAGGTAAAAAAGTAGGCGAAACAGCCGAAATTAGCGTCCCAAACGGAACGATGAAATTTGAAGTGCTTGAAATTACAAGAGATTAAGATATGGCAACGATATTCACAAAAATCATTGAAGGTGAGATTCCTAGCTATAAAATAGCAGAGGATGACAACTTTATTGCGTTTCTAGACGTAAATCCTAATGCAAAAGGACATACGCTGTGTGTGCCTAAAGAAGAAGTAGATAAAATTTTTGACTTAGGTGAACATATGTACCTTCAATTAATGCAGTTTTCAAGACGCGTAGCAAAAGCACTTGAAAAAACAGTGCCTTGTAACAGAGTTGGCATGGCCGTTATAGGTCTTGAAGTTCCGCACGTTCATGTACATTTAATTCCTCTTAACGGTATGAGTGACATGGATTTTTCAAAAAAAATAGAAATGAGCGAGGATGAGTTTAAAAACCTAGCTGCTGAAATTCACAAAAAGCTTGATTAAGCATTTATATTCCAAATTAAAGAAACAATTGCTGCAAGGGCTACAATACCTGCCAAAATAAAAATGTAGGATACTGATTTTAACTGTTTAACAGTTGATTTTGGGTGAACTTGTTTTTTGTGATATTGATATACACGCTCAATATCATCTGTCCAAGTTACAGGGTATATTGTGTTTTTGCAAGTATGACAATATAACTTTTCATCAATATTTTTACTCGCTTGGTTATAAAATTTACTATGCTTTTCTTCTTGTGTAAAAGTGAATTCTAGTCCTTCTGTATCATAGCATTCTGGGCAGTTATTATGTAAACGAGCTTGGTGTAAAATATGTTTTGTAATCATACTAATTTTGTAAGCGTAATACAATTTCCATCGTTGTTCCCTTTGCGGGTGCGCTGTTTAAAACGTGTATTTTTCCGTTATGGTATGTTTCTATTATACGTTTTGCCAAAGAAAGCCCAAGACCCCAACCTCTTTTCTTGGTAGTATAGCCTGGAATAAACACTTTTTTGTGTTTGCTTTTAGGTATTCCTTTTCCGGAATCAGTAATTCTCAAGTAGGCTTTTTTGGTGCTTTTTTCAATTGAGATAGTTATTGTTCCTTTTCCTTTCATAGCATCAATACCGTTTTTCACCAGATTTTCTATGGTCCATCCAAAAAGTTGCGAGTTAAGCATAACAGGTACTGTTTCTTCTGGGGTGTGTAATTCAAATTGAATTAATTTTGAACTTCTTCTTTTTAAATAATCAAATGATGCTTCTGTCTCGGCAACTAGATCTTTTGCTTCTAGTTTTGGCACCGAACCAATTTTTGAAAATCGTTCAGTAATGGTGCGCAACCTATCAATGTCTTTTTCTATTTCAGTAATGTATTCTTGATTCACCTGTTCGGCTTTTAAAATTTCAGTCCAACCTACCAATGATGACAATGGCGTGCCAATTTGGTGGGCTGTTTCTTTGGCCATACCAGCCCATAATCTATTCTGTTCAGCAGATTTTGATGTTTGATAAAATAAGTATAGAGCCAAGAAAATGAGCAGGATTACAAGTATTAATACTATGGGATAATACTTCAATTTATTAATTAGAGGTGAGTTACCATAGTATATGGTTTGTAGCAATTGATCTTCATAATAGATTTCAATGGGTTTGTATTCTGAGCTGAATTGCTTTATAAGTTTTTGTCTTTTTTCGTCTGTGTTTACTTGGCTTTCGGGAATATTTCTTTCGTTATAACTATCGGCCTCATGGCTGTAGCTAATCATAGGAGTAGTATTGTTGCTTTGAATCACCACAGTAGCTGTTTCACTTACTGAATTATCTTCTGTAGTGTTTAATTTTTGTAATTCCTCTTGAGCAGCTGCCCAAACTTTCATTTTATTACGTTCATCATCTTTTAATTGATTAAAAAAAGCAAACGTGTTCCATAAAATGAGACTTATAATTATGATTGAAGCACTTATAAAAAACCAACGAGAGAAAGCTGTTTTATTCAACATAGAAAAAATATATAGCAGTTTAATCTTCTTGTATTATAAGAAGAAGTAAGATTTAAATATAAAGCAAATATGTTAATATTATTGTACAATCAAATTTTTACAAACTTTTAAGTTTGGGTACATTTGTACATTATGATGAGTATTGATCCACAAGAAATTACCACAAAAAAACTGCACGGTTATTTGGTAGGCGCCGTAGCTCCGCGTCCTATTTGCTTTGCAAGTACGGTAGATAAAGACGGAAATGTAAATTTATCACCCTACAGTTTTTTTAATGTATTTGGTGCCAACCCACCAACAATGATTTTTTCACCGGCTCGCAGAGTACGTGATAATACAACAAAACACACACTTGAAAATATTCAAGAAACTAAAGAAGTTGTGATAAACATTGTAAACCACGCTATGGTACAACAAATGAGTTTATCTTCAACTGAATATGAAAAAGGTGTAAATGAATTTATAAAAGCAGGTTTTACTGAATTAAAATCTGACGTTGTAAAACCACCGCGAGTAGCAGAATCTCCAGTACAATTTGAATGCAAGGTAAAACAAGTTATAGAAACCGGACAAGAAGGAGGCGCCGGTAATTTGGTAATTTGTGAAGTGGTTAAAGTTCATGTAAATGAAGACATTCTTGATAATAAAGGAGCTATAGACCCGGCAAAAATTGATACCGTAGCTCGTATGGGAGGTAACTGGTATAGTCGTTCAAAAGTAGGGATGTTTGAAGTGCCCAAACCCTTACGAACTATGGGGATAGGTGTAGATGCGTTGCCAGAACCTATACGTAAGAGTAAAATTTTAACCGGAAACGATTTAGGAATGTTGGGTAATGTAGAAAGCCTACCTACAAAAAAACAACTAAAAACCTATATTGAAAATGCTTCAGAAACCGAGCAATATTTAATCGCTTCAGGTTCTTCAGAAGAAATTCATACCAGAGCGCAAGAATTACTTTGCGAAGCACAAATTGATGATGCGTGGAATTTATTACTAGCACGTTCAGTTTCAGAAAAAGAGTAAAGAATATATTATAAATAACAATGATGGAAGTACAAGGAAAAATTAAGATGATTGACGAGACTAAAACCTACGGTAACAATGGTTTTAGAAAGCGAGAAATGGTAGTAACTACCGAAGAACAATACCCACAACATATATTAATAGAGTTTATTCAAGATAAAACAGATTTACTGGATAAGTTTAAGGTAGGACAAAACGTAAAAGTAAGCATCAACCTTAGAGGTCGTGAGTGGACCAATCCACAAGGTGAAACCAAATATTTCAATTCATTAAATGGATGGCGCATAGAAAGCCTAGAACAATCTGTGTCACAAGATATGCCGCCAATGCCTCCGGAAGATGCTTTTGAGCCGGTAAATGATTTAAATGAAGATGATCACGATGATTTGCCGTTTTAATCAATCTTTTTTATAAAAGCTAATTGAAAGCCTGAATTAAATTTAATTCAGGCTTTTTTCTATTTTTGAGCTATGAATGTGACTCAAACCATAGAAAATATCTTTAAGCGGTTTTTGCCTTCTCCATTTGCCATTGCGGTTATTTTAACGATACTAACCATGCTTTTGGCTTTTTTTTTAACCGAAGCTCCAAGCAACAACGAATCTCACTTTTTGACCATACTTTCCTATTGGGAAAACGGTGTTTGGAATAATGCTCTTCTTGTATTTGGGTACCAAATGATGTTAATTTTAGTTTTGGGTCATATATTGGTTTTAAGCAAACCGATGAATAGGCTTATTACCAAACTCACAAACTTGGTTAGCAATACTTCAAATGCAGTTTTGTTGGTTTGTATAAGCACTATGTTGGTTTCTTTTTTTAATTGGGGTTTGGGTCTCATTTTTGGAGCAATTATGGCTCGTAAAGTTGCCGAAGCCGCCCAAGCCAGAAATTTCAAAATTAATTATCCGCTTATTGGTGCAGCTGGTTATGTAGGTTTGATGGTATGGCACGGTGGTATAAGCGGCTCTGCACCATTAAAAGTTTCAGAAGCGGGTCATTTAAGTAGTTTAATGACCGGCGTAGGAAATCCACACTTAGCAAGTAAACTGCCAGAATTAATTACATTTCAAGATACCGTTTTCAGTAGTTATAACTTGGTGCTGTTTGGTATTCTTTTACTTGTGATTCCGTTGGTGTTATATTTTGTAGGTAAAAGCACAAAAAGTGATTTTGTTACACTTCCTGTTTATCAAGAAGAAACTATTGAAAACCCTAAAAATCTAAAAGGTGCCGAAAAAATCAATCATTCAAAACTAATAGGAATAGGCTTTGGAATATTAATAATGATTACCCTTTTTTATCAATATTTTGATGCTATTAAAAGCTTAGCAATTAGTCCAAACTTGTTAAACTTTTTTATGTTAGGATTGGGGTTAATTTTACACGGAACGTTCTCCAATTTTTTAAAAGCATTGGGTGAAGCCATATCAGACGCTTCGGGTATTTTAATACAATTTCCGTTATATTTTGGTATTATGGGTATTATGCGGGACAGTGGTATGATTGTGTTAATATCAGACTTTTTTGCATCAATAGCTACAACAACTACCCTTCCTATTTTTACGTTTTTTAGTGCCGGAGTGGTGAATATATTTGTACCCAGTGGCGGTGGTCAATGGGCTGTGCAAGGTCCTATTGTTGTAGAATCTGCCCTAAAGCTAGGTGTTCCTTTACCCAAAATGATTATGGCTTTGGCCTATGGTGATCAAATCACAAATATGCTACAACCATTCTGGGCATTGCCTTTGTTGGCTATTACACGCTTAAAAGCACGAGAAATTTTACCCTATACGTTACTAATGATGCTGGCAGCAATGGTTATTTATATCTCAGGGTTGCTTATTTGGTAATTTATTCTGAAATTAAAGTAGATGCATTTTTTAACTGAAAAACTATGGTTTCCGCCTGTGTCTGACGCAGAGGAAGATGGATTGCTGGCTGTAGGGGGCGACCTATCTACAGAACGATTGGTATTGGCGTATGCTTCAGGTGTTTTCCCTTGGTATTCTGAAGGGCAACCTATTTTATGGTGGAGTCCAAACCCGAGAATGGTTTTATTTCCTGAAAAA harbors:
- a CDS encoding short-chain fatty acid transporter translates to MNVTQTIENIFKRFLPSPFAIAVILTILTMLLAFFLTEAPSNNESHFLTILSYWENGVWNNALLVFGYQMMLILVLGHILVLSKPMNRLITKLTNLVSNTSNAVLLVCISTMLVSFFNWGLGLIFGAIMARKVAEAAQARNFKINYPLIGAAGYVGLMVWHGGISGSAPLKVSEAGHLSSLMTGVGNPHLASKLPELITFQDTVFSSYNLVLFGILLLVIPLVLYFVGKSTKSDFVTLPVYQEETIENPKNLKGAEKINHSKLIGIGFGILIMITLFYQYFDAIKSLAISPNLLNFFMLGLGLILHGTFSNFLKALGEAISDASGILIQFPLYFGIMGIMRDSGMIVLISDFFASIATTTTLPIFTFFSAGVVNIFVPSGGGQWAVQGPIVVESALKLGVPLPKMIMALAYGDQITNMLQPFWALPLLAITRLKAREILPYTLLMMLAAMVIYISGLLIW
- a CDS encoding DUF3127 domain-containing protein is translated as MEVQGKIKMIDETKTYGNNGFRKREMVVTTEEQYPQHILIEFIQDKTDLLDKFKVGQNVKVSINLRGREWTNPQGETKYFNSLNGWRIESLEQSVSQDMPPMPPEDAFEPVNDLNEDDHDDLPF
- the greA gene encoding transcription elongation factor GreA — translated: MSKVSYYTAEGLKKLRDELNQLKDVERPKASQAIAEARDKGDLSENAEYDAAKEAQGMLEMRISKLEEVVANARIIDESQLDTSKVLVHSNVKIKNQSTGAQMQYKLVAQSEADLKSGKISVDSPIGKGLLGKKVGETAEISVPNGTMKFEVLEITRD
- a CDS encoding flavin reductase family protein, whose translation is MMSIDPQEITTKKLHGYLVGAVAPRPICFASTVDKDGNVNLSPYSFFNVFGANPPTMIFSPARRVRDNTTKHTLENIQETKEVVINIVNHAMVQQMSLSSTEYEKGVNEFIKAGFTELKSDVVKPPRVAESPVQFECKVKQVIETGQEGGAGNLVICEVVKVHVNEDILDNKGAIDPAKIDTVARMGGNWYSRSKVGMFEVPKPLRTMGIGVDALPEPIRKSKILTGNDLGMLGNVESLPTKKQLKTYIENASETEQYLIASGSSEEIHTRAQELLCEAQIDDAWNLLLARSVSEKE
- a CDS encoding HAMP domain-containing sensor histidine kinase, which encodes MLNKTAFSRWFFISASIIIISLILWNTFAFFNQLKDDERNKMKVWAAAQEELQKLNTTEDNSVSETATVVIQSNNTTPMISYSHEADSYNERNIPESQVNTDEKRQKLIKQFSSEYKPIEIYYEDQLLQTIYYGNSPLINKLKYYPIVLILVILLIFLALYLFYQTSKSAEQNRLWAGMAKETAHQIGTPLSSLVGWTEILKAEQVNQEYITEIEKDIDRLRTITERFSKIGSVPKLEAKDLVAETEASFDYLKRRSSKLIQFELHTPEETVPVMLNSQLFGWTIENLVKNGIDAMKGKGTITISIEKSTKKAYLRITDSGKGIPKSKHKKVFIPGYTTKKRGWGLGLSLAKRIIETYHNGKIHVLNSAPAKGTTMEIVLRLQN
- a CDS encoding HIT family protein, which encodes MATIFTKIIEGEIPSYKIAEDDNFIAFLDVNPNAKGHTLCVPKEEVDKIFDLGEHMYLQLMQFSRRVAKALEKTVPCNRVGMAVIGLEVPHVHVHLIPLNGMSDMDFSKKIEMSEDEFKNLAAEIHKKLD